One segment of Dolichospermum sp. DET69 DNA contains the following:
- the lepA gene encoding elongation factor 4: MTDVPASRIRNFCIIAHIDHGKSTLADRLLQATGTVENRQMKEQFLDNMDLERERGITIKLQAARMNYTAKDGQQYVLNLIDTPGHVDFSYEVSRSLVACEGALLVVDASQGVEAQTLANVYLALESNLEIIPVLNKIDLPGAEPERVIGEIEEIIGLDCSRAILASAKEGIGIAEILETIVERVPPPADTVNEKLRALIFDSYYDSYRGVIVYFRVMDGTVKKGDRIYLMASGKEYVIEELGVLSPSQKQVEELHAGEVGYLGASIRAVADARVGDTLTLCKNKATEALPGYAEANPMVFCGMFPIDADQFEDLREALEKLELNDAALHYEPETSSAMGFGFRCGFLGLLHMEIVQERLEREYNLDLIITAPSVVYKVVTNKGEELYIDNPSRLPEPNERDRIEEPYVKVEMITPETYVGSLMELSQNRRGVFKDMKYLTQGRTTLTYELPLAEVVTDFFDQMKSRSRGYASMEYHLIGYRENPLVKLDILINGDPVDSLAMIVHRDKAYNVGRAMAEKLKELIPRHQFKVPIQASIGSKVIASESISAMRKDVLAKCYGGDISRKKKLLKKQAKGKKRMKSIGTVDVPQEAFMAVLRLDKD; encoded by the coding sequence ATGACTGACGTTCCCGCATCTCGCATTCGCAATTTTTGTATTATTGCTCACATTGATCACGGAAAATCTACTCTCGCTGATCGTTTACTACAGGCTACTGGAACTGTAGAAAATAGACAGATGAAAGAGCAGTTTCTTGATAACATGGATTTGGAACGGGAGCGCGGCATTACAATTAAGCTGCAAGCTGCCCGGATGAATTATACTGCTAAGGATGGTCAGCAGTACGTTCTCAATTTAATTGATACTCCTGGACACGTGGATTTTTCCTATGAAGTTTCACGTTCTCTTGTTGCTTGTGAAGGGGCATTATTGGTTGTGGATGCGTCCCAAGGTGTAGAAGCGCAAACATTAGCAAATGTCTATTTAGCCCTAGAGAGTAATCTAGAAATTATCCCTGTTTTAAATAAAATTGATTTACCAGGGGCAGAACCAGAACGAGTAATTGGCGAAATTGAAGAAATTATTGGTTTAGATTGCAGTCGGGCAATTTTGGCTTCAGCTAAAGAGGGAATTGGCATTGCTGAAATTTTAGAAACAATTGTCGAACGAGTTCCACCACCTGCTGATACTGTAAATGAGAAGCTTAGGGCGTTAATTTTTGATAGTTACTATGATAGTTACCGAGGTGTAATTGTTTATTTCCGAGTGATGGATGGCACTGTTAAAAAAGGCGATCGCATTTACTTGATGGCATCCGGTAAAGAATATGTCATTGAAGAATTAGGCGTTCTCTCTCCTAGTCAAAAGCAAGTTGAAGAACTTCATGCTGGAGAAGTAGGTTATTTAGGAGCATCAATTAGGGCTGTGGCTGATGCCCGGGTAGGTGATACCCTTACACTGTGTAAAAACAAAGCTACCGAAGCCTTACCTGGCTACGCAGAAGCAAATCCCATGGTATTTTGTGGGATGTTCCCCATAGATGCAGATCAGTTTGAAGACTTGCGGGAAGCTTTAGAAAAACTGGAACTCAATGATGCCGCATTACATTATGAACCAGAAACCTCTAGTGCTATGGGTTTTGGTTTCCGGTGCGGGTTTTTGGGGTTACTGCACATGGAAATTGTTCAGGAACGCTTGGAGCGCGAGTATAACCTAGATTTAATCATTACCGCACCATCCGTAGTTTACAAAGTTGTCACCAATAAGGGTGAAGAACTATACATTGATAATCCTAGCCGCTTACCTGAACCGAATGAGCGCGACAGAATCGAAGAACCCTATGTCAAAGTCGAAATGATTACTCCAGAAACCTACGTCGGTTCTTTAATGGAGTTGTCGCAAAATCGCCGGGGAGTCTTCAAAGATATGAAATATCTCACCCAAGGACGGACTACACTAACTTATGAGTTACCTTTGGCTGAAGTTGTCACCGACTTTTTTGATCAAATGAAATCTCGTTCTCGTGGTTACGCCAGTATGGAATATCATCTGATTGGCTACCGAGAAAATCCTTTGGTGAAATTGGATATTCTGATTAACGGTGATCCAGTGGATTCCCTAGCCATGATTGTCCATAGGGATAAGGCTTACAATGTCGGTAGAGCTATGGCGGAAAAACTCAAAGAACTAATTCCCCGCCATCAATTTAAAGTCCCCATTCAAGCTTCTATTGGCTCAAAAGTTATTGCCAGTGAAAGTATATCGGCGATGCGGAAAGATGTCCTGGCTAAATGCTACGGGGGCGACATCAGCCGGAAGAAGAAACTGTTGAAAAAGCAAGCCAAAGGTAAAAAACGGATGAAGTCTATAGGTACTGTAGATGTACCCCAGGAGGCTTTTATGGCTGTGTTGCGGTTAGATAAAGACTAA
- a CDS encoding transposase: MRTSYQYKLKPTKEQAEKIDETLEKLRYQYNYLLAQRFNWYEQCRSPIDRCSIFVCHLPELKDKPNYYSQKASLTQLKKDRPWYKDIHSQVLQEVPKKVELAFDRWLKGDVNGKKSGKPRFKGAGQYKTFTFPQFKQHHFTNNRITLSKIGDIKVIVHRQIPDGFEIKTVSVTKKADGYYVTLSLDDKTVPTVKPDFNANNIVGIDVGLIDFIVTSDDERIAAPKFLRKAERKLKSAQRRVSRRKKGSNRRKKAIKKLGIQHKKVSDTRKDFHFKTANNLLKKYDVIAVEKLNIKGLARTWLAKSIHDAGWGQFISILTVKAENAGLKVIAVNPSGTSQECSSCGHKVKKPLSERTHNCPNCKVSLCRDLNASINIKNRGTHGLKAQSMSS; encoded by the coding sequence GTGCGGACATCCTACCAATACAAATTGAAACCGACGAAAGAGCAAGCTGAAAAGATTGATGAAACGCTAGAAAAATTGCGTTATCAATACAATTATTTGCTTGCTCAACGGTTTAATTGGTACGAACAGTGCCGTTCTCCTATTGATAGATGTTCCATTTTCGTTTGTCATTTACCAGAACTCAAGGATAAACCGAATTATTACAGCCAGAAAGCATCATTAACCCAACTTAAAAAAGACCGCCCTTGGTACAAAGATATACACTCTCAGGTGCTACAAGAAGTCCCAAAAAAAGTTGAATTAGCCTTTGACCGATGGCTAAAAGGTGATGTTAATGGTAAAAAATCAGGTAAGCCTAGATTTAAAGGTGCGGGGCAATATAAAACATTTACTTTCCCCCAATTCAAGCAACATCACTTTACTAATAACAGAATTACGTTATCAAAAATAGGTGATATTAAGGTAATTGTTCATCGTCAAATACCCGATGGATTTGAGATTAAAACTGTGTCTGTCACCAAGAAAGCCGATGGCTACTATGTAACCCTAAGCCTTGACGACAAAACAGTTCCAACGGTTAAACCTGATTTTAATGCTAATAATATCGTTGGTATTGATGTAGGTTTAATTGATTTTATTGTCACCTCAGACGATGAAAGAATTGCAGCCCCTAAGTTTTTACGCAAGGCTGAACGCAAATTAAAATCTGCACAGCGTCGCGTATCTCGTAGGAAGAAAGGATCTAATCGTCGTAAAAAAGCTATTAAAAAACTGGGTATTCAACATAAAAAAGTATCGGATACCCGCAAAGATTTTCACTTTAAAACAGCAAACAATCTACTCAAAAAGTATGATGTAATTGCTGTTGAAAAGTTGAACATAAAAGGACTCGCTAGAACATGGTTGGCAAAAAGTATTCATGATGCCGGCTGGGGACAATTTATTTCGATACTAACAGTCAAAGCCGAAAATGCTGGACTCAAAGTAATCGCTGTAAATCCCAGCGGGACAAGCCAAGAATGTTCTAGTTGTGGTCACAAAGTTAAAAAGCCGCTATCAGAAAGAACGCACAATTGCCCTAACTGTAAGGTCAGTTTGTGCCGTGATCTAAATGCTTCAATTAATATCAAGAACCGTGGGACACACGGTCTTAAAGCTCAGTCAATGTCTTCATAG
- a CDS encoding GAF domain-containing protein yields MGLLSVKLKPPTALELALRLQRHQKLLNRITRNIRRTLDLDIIWQQTVDSLGKKLNLERCIICPYQPSSNKVWVIAEYRRPEQSSILGSEIDISSEPSFAEALATLEPVIMTVSSNQQSSGSKVLVVATCYKDQANSLVALSFVNPCHPLTQAELELAKEVADQLGTVTISQKLIEAMGGEVHFYSLGEGLGSTVTFTVPLYQQPLMVIGH; encoded by the coding sequence GTGGGGCTTCTGTCGGTTAAGCTAAAACCGCCGACAGCACTTGAGTTAGCTTTGCGGTTGCAGCGACACCAGAAATTATTAAACAGAATCACCAGAAATATTCGCCGAACCCTAGACTTAGATATTATTTGGCAGCAAACAGTTGATAGTTTGGGAAAAAAACTCAACCTAGAACGCTGTATTATCTGCCCTTATCAACCGTCTAGTAACAAGGTTTGGGTAATTGCTGAGTATCGTCGGCCAGAACAAAGTTCTATCCTTGGCTCAGAAATAGATATATCTTCTGAGCCAAGTTTTGCTGAGGCATTAGCTACTTTAGAGCCTGTCATCATGACAGTTTCATCTAATCAGCAATCTTCTGGATCCAAGGTTCTGGTTGTTGCTACTTGTTATAAAGATCAAGCTAATAGTTTAGTTGCTCTTAGTTTTGTTAATCCATGTCATCCATTAACTCAAGCAGAATTAGAATTAGCTAAGGAAGTAGCAGATCAGTTAGGAACAGTAACAATATCCCAAAAGCTGATAGAAGCAATGGGTGGTGAGGTACATTTCTATAGTCTTGGTGAAGGACTGGGTTCAACGGTGACTTTTACTGTGCCACTATATCAACAACCATTGATGGTTATTGGTCATTAG
- a CDS encoding TIGR02450 family Trp-rich protein: protein MTKKQKFPYLLGSKWTAQQKVDGWRHFQVVNRKNQGKWVYAEMVAACDPQVRFWLNAKLLQDNSQWYAGWQTLQEINAIENK, encoded by the coding sequence CTAAAAAACAAAAATTTCCTTACTTACTGGGTTCTAAATGGACAGCACAGCAGAAAGTTGATGGTTGGCGACATTTTCAGGTTGTGAACCGAAAAAATCAGGGTAAATGGGTATATGCGGAAATGGTAGCAGCCTGTGATCCCCAAGTCCGCTTTTGGTTAAATGCTAAATTATTACAAGATAATTCTCAATGGTACGCTGGGTGGCAAACTTTACAAGAAATAAATGCTATCGAAAACAAATAA